From Candidatus Limnocylindria bacterium, one genomic window encodes:
- a CDS encoding ion transporter, with amino-acid sequence MLGDWLIFFLALLLVPVLLLEETSSDPAVVDAATVANAVIWILFAVDYAIDLWRAPDRGAHVRSNWFDLALIVVSPPLLVPPEAQALRVLRAARLLRVFAAVGVMYERLGRPLTRNAALVIVGVLFAVILAGGLLVQWVEPVAFPNVLTGYAWAIATLVTAGHAPPEPITVAGRAISSTIVVMGLGSFVALAASLAGRR; translated from the coding sequence ATGCTCGGCGACTGGCTCATCTTCTTTCTCGCGCTGCTCCTCGTTCCGGTGCTGCTGCTCGAGGAGACCAGCAGCGATCCTGCCGTCGTCGATGCGGCGACGGTCGCGAACGCGGTGATCTGGATCCTGTTCGCCGTCGACTATGCGATCGATCTGTGGCGCGCGCCCGATCGTGGCGCGCACGTTCGATCGAACTGGTTCGATCTCGCCCTCATCGTCGTTTCGCCGCCGCTTCTCGTGCCACCGGAGGCGCAGGCGCTGCGCGTGCTGCGCGCGGCGCGGCTGCTTCGCGTGTTCGCGGCGGTCGGCGTCATGTACGAGCGACTCGGTCGCCCGCTCACGCGGAACGCGGCACTCGTGATCGTCGGAGTGTTGTTCGCGGTCATCCTCGCCGGCGGCCTGCTGGTCCAGTGGGTCGAGCCCGTGGCGTTCCCGAACGTGTTGACCGGCTACGCCTGGGCGATCGCGACGCTCGTGACCGCGGGACACGCGCCGCCGGAGCCCATCACGGTCGCTGGTCGAGCGATCTCATCGACGATCGTCGTGATGGGTCTCGGAAGCTTCGTCGCGCTCGCTGCGAGTCTCGCCGGGAGACGGTAG